The Methylobacterium sp. PvR107 genome contains a region encoding:
- the pqqA gene encoding pyrroloquinoline quinone precursor peptide PqqA has translation MAWSAPIVSEICVGMEVTSYESAEIDTFN, from the coding sequence ATGGCTTGGTCTGCCCCGATCGTGTCCGAGATCTGCGTCGGCATGGAAGTCACCAGCTACGAGTCGGCTGAGATCGACACCTTCAACTAA